GTTTTTTATTACCAATTTACTTTCTGGTAAACTTGGCATTTTAACCATACTTAAACTTAAATCTTGTTTAGGTACCTCATAGTCTATTTGATGGATTAAAAATTTTAGACTTACTTTCATAATATCTAGTGTTATCCATTCACCTGCACAGCGATGACCAAGGTCAAATTCTCCTCCACCTTGAGGAATAAAATCAAATGGACTACCTTTCCATTCATGAAAACGTTCTGGCTGAAATGAATATGGATTCTCCCAAATTTTCGGATCATGGTTTGTACCATATAAATCTAATAGTGTAAGTGTTCCTTCTTCAAATGAAAAACCGTTCCAGGTGAAATCTTTTTTTACTCTTGCTGCTGCAAATGGGAAAAACGGATAAAATCTGCGCACTTCTTGTATGAACCATTGGTGATCTTTATCTTTTCCAGATTCTAGTTTTGCTACTTCATTCGGAAATTGATGTATCGCAAGCCCTGTTAAACATACATAAACAGATATCGCTACTATAGGCCGTAATAAATTCAATAATTCTACTGCAACAGTTTTTTTGTCAAGTAAATTTCCCTCAAGATCTTTATGCCATGAGAATGTGTATAATGCACGATCAGGTGAAACGGCAAGTTGTTCATTAGTACATTCTCAATCAGGTCCTCTAGCCATTTCTCAGCACTAGCACGGGCTTTTCTGCCTTTCCAATGCTTTGGCCCAATAGCTGCTGCTGATTCAAACATATCTGCTAGCTGTTCAGCTCTTTTTGCTAGATCACGTTCCGGTAATGGCACTCCTGTCCATGCACAAGCAACCTTTGTCATTACTTGTTTCGCTTCTTCATACAGAATAATTTCCTTTTCACTTTCCCAATTCTTAGCCGCTTGTTTCCACTGTTTTTTGGTTATATTAGAAATTTCCTCAAGCGCATCTTTTGTCATCAATGACATGAACATAGCTTTTCTATGCCGATGTTCTTCTCCATCTAAGCCCTGCACACCACCCTGACCAAATAGTGTCTTCTTCAGACGTTTCGGAGCAGCATCACTTCTTCTAAAATAGTTCGTATCATAAAAAAGCGTTGCGCTCTCTTTACCTGATAAACAAATTGCATCCTGAGCTAGTAATTTCGTTTTAAAAACGTTTGTATCATAACGATCACGTCTATTTAGAATAAAGTGATACCCTTCTTTTAACAGCGCTATGCTATGATCCAATCCACCTTCGACTGGCATGGTTCTTCTTTCTCCCATATCCTCTTGTTCCTCCCTCATAATACATTTAGTTATTATATATACTTACCTTGCGCTATAAAATTAAACATTTTGATATGAAAATCACTTACTTTTTAAGTAATGCATAGATAACTAACTATAACCTCTAATTTAGATATGTATGAAATAAGAAATAATACTGTTTCGAGGTTGTGGTAAATAATATTTTGACTATATTAATAGTGTGAATTCATTACAAAAGGAGTCGTATTTGTATTAGAAGAAGGAATTATTATAATTACTAAACTTTTACATTTTTAAATTGATTAACAGACTTTTAGTGTGATATGTTGTGAGTGCAAGAAAGGAATGATCAAATGAATAAATTCACAAAAATGTTTATTTGCAACATAACTCTACTAATGCTCTTTGGTTGTACAAGCGGGATGAACGAAGAATCAAATACAGATTCTTCAGTGAAGGACTCTGCTTTACAATATGAAGAGGAAATTGACGATAATACAGAAGACATCAACCTACAAGGCACAGAGGTAAATGAATCGGCGCCTACAACTAAAACAGAAGAAGATATGAATAGCGATTCAGGCAAAGAATCTTCAGAAGAAACAGAAAGTGATGAGCAAAATGAAGAATTATCAAGCTATTCTTCTGAAGAAATTGAATATGCTCGGGTTTGGTTACAACTTGGAATGATTAAAGACGTAGAAGGATTGTATGTTCGACATATACAGGCAGGCGAATTAGTGAATCCTAACGATGATACTAGTGTTAAATATCCAGAAGATGTTATACAACTATCAGGTGGGCGCCTAGTGGCTGGTTCGGTAACTTACAGTAGTAATGGGGATGGCACAATTAATGTATACAGTGTTCCATTACGTTGGGATTCCTCTCCAGATTTAGAAGAAGGCGTGATGCGAGAAGTAACAGAAGATATGATTAATAATCTAAAACTAGTTTATGTTGACACAGGTGACAATAAAGAAATCATAAATCTTATTGACGTAATAATTATTCAATAATCTGAATTAGTCGTTTTATAATAGAGAAATTAGCAGAAATGGAAGCAGACAAAAAACAGTCTCAATTGAGAACGTTTTTTGTCGGTTACTTATCTATCAGCATATGAATTTCTTCTTGAATATCTTCTATTTCTTCAAAATATTCCTTTTCTGATTTGTTGTTTTGAAAAGATTCTTCTGTAATTTCAATTGCCTCATCTACTAAATCCGCAACTGATTCAGGCACTTCATCTAGTGCTTTAAAATGCTTTAAATAAGAATTTGCAACTCTTATTCTATGATTTTTAAAATCATCTTCTTGATAAATAGATTTTTGTTCATCGAATTTTTCTTGTGTTATTTCACTTTCAATGTAGCCTTCAAACGAACTATATTCTGGTTTTGATAATATATTTGAACTATTATCTTCAACAGTGTCAATTTCCTTATTTAGTTTTAATTCATAAGAACTGTCAGCTTCTACCTTAACCCTATCAGCGTTAGAATTCTCTGCATATGTGATACCAAATACCAATACAACTAACAACGTAAATAAACCTATAAACGTTCTTTTCATCAAACCATCCCCTTATTTTTTGAAGGAACCTATCAATTTACTCATTAACATAATTTATTCTACACTCACTTTTTCCAAATTTAAACCAGTATTCTTGATATATTGATGAATTCGAGTATTATATTCATTTATTTCCTCATCCGTAAAATTAACGGGATAGTTTTTAATTACAAACAACTGAGGAGTTCCAGAAATTAACAAGAAATATCTTCTTGCATCTTCTTTGGCCATTGTAATCGATGACCATTCCGTTTTGGTTATTAAATCACTATACTCTCTTATAAACTTATCTTCAGAAATAGTAAGTTTACACTCTCCATCTAAATATTTATTTTTAGCAACTTTTTTTTTCACAAATTTGACTAAAGCTCTTTTATAAACATATTTACTACCTACGAAATACATGATAAGAGTAAAAAGTATAATATAACGCCAAAATTGAACACCCACTAGCGATGTTGCAAGTACTAAATATAAGATACTTATAAACAAACCACATATTATCTTGTTCTTTTTATAATTCGGGAATTTATCAGCAAACTCTTTATATATCGCTATCAAATCCTCTTGGTCCACTTTAAAATATGCAATCATACAACTTCACTTCCTATATTTTCAATTATAAATTATCTACTAAATCACTAGTTTAATATCAGCTTACTTCTTCTATTAAAAAACAATTAAAGTTTAATTTACAACGACATCTAGTTTTGAAATAATATGTTCACTTAACTTTTTAAAAACAAGCGCATGTGCTTCTGAATTACCTAGATTTGTCATCACAGAACTTTGCTAAATGTTTTAAAAAATATTTTAAGTAATGTAGTTCTCATAGGTGAAACGGTAATTGCTTCTTGTATTAATATGTCTTTATAGCTCAAGTACTTGCTTAGTTGTTTTCTTCTATTAGGAATCATAAATAAAGGTAATCTATTAGGACTAAACCATTTTACCTTTTCTGTTTCAGGACCATCTTTAATTGGTTTACCACCTTTTAATTCTCCTAAGAATATATGTTGCATATCATCATATTGAGGTTGATAATATTCCCCAACTTTCTTCTTGATTTTAATAATGTATCCTGTCTCTTCCTTAGTTTCTCTTATAGCGCACTGTTCTATTGACTCTTCTTTTTCCAAAGTTCCTCCTGGAAAGTCCCACACAGGGTAGTCCTTTCGCTTCGCCAATAATACATTTCCATCTTTGTTAAAAACTATAGTGAAGCAACCCGAACTTTTACTCAAATTAATCATCCTCTTTTTAAAAAATATCCCCATCTAAATTATACTTTAAGTAGGGCAATTTGGTAGTTAATTACCTTAATTTTAAAAATCATTCAACCCTGTCCAACCATTCATTTATAAGGAAATCAAAAATTTGTGGTTGGTCAATTTGTAGATTGTGACCTGCTGTATCCAATACAGTAAATGTTCCACGTGGGTATTTATTCATAATGTCAAGTGCATCTTTATAGCCCACAGAAGAGTCTTGTCTTCCTAATAGAAATAAACTTGGATTATTGAAATCAGACTGATCAATCTTAAAAGAAAATTCATATTTACTCTTAACTTTATTTAGAAACTCTTCATCTCTAATTTTAATACCACTTAAAATTTCTTTGTTGTATCTCAACCAGTTGTACTCATTGAGTACAACTTGATTATTTCTAAAATCCTTTAATTCTTCTTCTGATAAATTGAGTAAAAATTTGTCATCTGTTTTTAAAACTTCATGTTTTTCAATTAACCTATTTTCTGGACTAGGAATAATTAATGGACATATAAATGCTGCACCAAGTATTCTTTCTTTTTGCTTTTCTATAATACCCCTGGCAATATATCCACCGTACGATTCACCAACAATTAAATATTCTTGGTTAGGAATTACTGTTTCAATAAAATCTAAAACGGTATCCAACATTTCATCAGAACTGCATATATCATGGTAATTTTTTGTTAATCCCATTCCAGGTAAATCAATATAAATACGACGCCACCCTTCTTTCTTTTTAAAAATAGGTTCCATACAACCACTCATTAATCGGTGGTCAGGAGAATAACCGTGTATCATTAATACTGGTTTTCCTTTCCCTAAATCTTCATAAAATATATCCGCTTGGTGAACTTTGCAATATGCCATATTTAATTCCTTTCAATTAAAAACTGTGTAATCGTTCACAATACATATTTAGTTTAACATAAATATTCAGATTATTTTTAAAACAAGAAGAAAACTAATAAATTCACAATCTATCTATGTAACATCCACATTAGTTTACAGTAGAAAATGTACCATTCTTGTTTAAAACTAGATGACCAAAAATATAACAATGAATGAAATACTGTGTATCACTTCATACCTTAACCTACGGGGTAACGTTCTTTTGGGTATTCATTATTAGCGAAAAAACAAGTTATTTCCGATCAATCTGTCCTTAGGCTTTAGATGAGGGCATATGTAGTGAGCTCAAAAAGTTAGATTTTTTAAAGGGTCTATTTGCTTTCTAATCTTTAAAATTTATAGACAAAATTCACGACGCGTGTTAATCTATTTTAAACAGGTTAATATTTTTTAACCATAAAGAGAAAAGAGGAATAAACATGTTAGAAAGATATGTAATAAAAAATTATACGCAACTTAAAACTATTTCTGATCCTTTAAGAGTACAAATCGTTATCATGTTAATTGAAAAAGAATGGACTGTCACAGAAATTAGCAAAGAGATTGGATTAGAAAAAGCTAAAGTTTTTTATCATTTAAAAGAATTAGAAAAACAAAACATGATTGCCATTGTAAGAAAAGAAGAAGTAAAAGGTAATATTCATAAATATTATAGAGCAACACATAAAGGCTTTAAGATAGATAAAGAGTTAATACCTCTATCAAAGGAAAATGCAGAACATGTCTATAATTCTCTTATTGTACAACAACTTGAAAACACTAAAAAAATCGTTTCTAAAAATAGTCATTTAGTAACAGAAGAAACCAGTATGGCTCAAACTGTACAAATCAACTGTTCAACTAAACAATTTCATATGTGGAAGGAGAAATATAATCAACTCATAGAAGAATTAGAGCAAATGAAAAGCGATGATGACAATCATACTTTTTATATCAATACGATTGCAATAGAATTAGAAAATAAGGTCTTTGAATAGAGACTTAAAGAAGGGATAGATAAAAGATGGATGTGTTAAAAAACAAAAACTTTCTTTCTCTTTTTTGGGGCCGTTTAATTACAAATGCGGGAGATAGTATTTATTACATAACAACCACTTGGTTAGCAGCTACAATAACAGATGATCCATTTTACGTAGGTGTAACAAGTGCTGTGATTTTGATACCTAAAACCTTACAATTCTTATGGGGACCTTTAGTTGATCGCTGGAATATTAAGCCTGTTCTTATATTTACTCAACTGATTCAAGCGGCTTTGATTCTCTTAATCCCTATTCTCTATTATATGCAATTATTAACTATTTTTAACTTGTTGCCTATTGTTTTTGTAGCAGCAATCGTTGCAGAACTTGGGTATCCTGTACAACTAAAAGCTCTTCCTATTATTCTACCTAAAAATCAACTTATTAAAGGAAATTCTTTGTTAGCTATGGCGAATCAATCAGCCGATATTGTCCTAAATGCTTTGGCTGGTATCTTATTAGCCATTTTAGGAGTTGCGACTTTATATTTAGTTGATTCGGTTATCTTTACTTTAGCTGCTCTTACATTTTCTTTAATCAAACTTAAAAAAACATCTTCAGCTACTATAAAAGTAGAAAAGTTTAGTTTAAGAAATTATCGATTAGAAATGAAAATGGGGTTAAAAATTGTTTTTACATCTATGATATGGATTTTTCTAATAGCAAATACGATTAGTAATTTTTGTTTAGGAATTATGTATGCCATATTACCTATTTATGCAAACTCACTTGGCGGAGAAGAAAAATATGGCTTTATATTAACAGCTATATCTGTGGGTACTGTTTTAGGGGCATTAATTAGTACTAAGCTGAATAAAGTTCCAATTGGATTATTTATTGCCTCCTCCTTTATTTTAGCTTTTATTCTATGGGGCATTGCTCCTTATATGAACTTTTACGTCTTTCTTTTATTATTTACGTTATCCTGGATACCAGTAGGAGCTGCGAATATCATTATCGGTTCCATCATGCAATCCGTTATCCCTTTATCAATTATTGGAAGAACCAACACTGTTATTGCTAGTTTTTGTGCCATTGCTATGCCCTTAGGTTCTTTAGCTGGAGGATTACTTGTAAGGTATCATGATAGCCGATTAATTCTTTCCTTATCAGCTATTGGCTATTTAGCAGTTGGGTTAACATGGTTATTAAATAAAAAACTTAGGAATCTTCCTAATAGTGAAATCATTCGTTTTACAGATTTTAATATACCTAGAGAATTAATAGATGTAGATACTATGGAAAAAGAAACAAGAAATCATACAAATGTATTTGGAGGGCGTGAGTAACCGAAAAAGACAGCTGAGCAACAAATGAACATAGTAGACATGAATGAGATGTTGTTGAGACAGGTTATTCAATCAGTTATACAACTATTCGAAATTTTGTGAATCAGGAAACGGCTATATCAAAGTAGGTTTTCATTCGAAGATGTTGTGAATCTGGCTACGAAGTACTGAAATTCAAGCTGATGTCCTTCCGTAATCGCATCCGACTACCGATTAAAATTAGTAATTCAACCCACGTCATGTAACTCATCCTTGTTTAAATCCTAACAGAGCATAAACTATTAATCTTGTCTTCTTGTGCTTTGCTTGGGCAATATTTTTAAGTTTTTAAGAAGCTAGTTTTGTTTTATGGCTGTAATCAAATATCAAACAGGATATTACGCATAAAGTGAACTTGACATCGTTGGCATGAAGCATTTGTAAATGACTTCTTGATTGCTTTAACCAAGCCTTTGTGAGCATCAGAAATAACCATTTCTACTCCGTCTAAACCTATGGTTTTAAGGTAGTCGAAGAAGAGAGACCAGGTCTCGTCACTTTCTTAATTTTGGATCATGAAACCAATAATCTTTCGCTCTCCATCTCCTGAAATTCCAACCGCTATATGGCAGCTTTTAGAAACCAAACGATGATTTCCTCTGATCTTGATGTAGATTACATCGGTCATAACATAAGGGAAATAACGGTCTGATAGAAAGCGATTTTGCCATTCAGAAACCATGGGGTCTAACTGGGCAGTTAAACTTTAGACAAAGGATTTAGAGACTGATTTACCGCACAGTTCTTCAACGATTCGAGAGACTTTACGAGTAGAGACACCATCTCTAACATAGAAGCTAAAAGAGCCTTCTCATTGCGTTGATACCGCTTAAATACAGTCGGTGTAAATTCGCCGTCGCGTGTTCGAGGAACTTTCAATTCAAGAGAACCAATACGGGTCGTTAATTCTCTTTCATAATAACCGTTGCGCTGGCTTATTCGGTTGTCTGATTGATCTTTCATAGTTCGTGGCTTGAATATAATCTGTTCGCTGTTCGTCCATCAATTGATTGAATACCGTTTGAAGAATTTGTTTAGCTGCATTATCTTTGACCGATTGGTCAATTAGGCTTTGAATATCTTCTGTTTCTAGGTAGTAAATTAAATGAAATTGTATGACTATGGTACTCTCAAAAAAAATTTATTCTGAGAGATTTTTTCCTAAATATAGTATTTTTTACGACAAACAAGCTAAATCACCTATTCTTTGGATTAAATTTAGCTAATTTTTCATTTCCTCGTTTAAAATTACCAGTAATTCTAGCAAGTAGATATTGTTCTTCTTCCTCGCTAGAATCAATAAGTTCTTCAAGTAATTTTTGGGCTTTTTGCTCTTTTAAAACCATGACTTCTTTCCTATTAAAATAAATAAATAATTTGTTATTTTTACCTTTTTTCCAAGAAAATGTTTAATTATTTACTAATTCATTTAATCCCACGTTAGTAACTCCTCAATTTTTGACTTACAGTATGATATAAAATCGCTAAATTTATTATATCAAAAAAGAACATGAATTGTTCGTGTTCTTTATCTATTTTACTTTGTCTTTATCTTTTTTTAAGTAAAAAGAATCAACACCAAATTCGATAATTTAAATTAATTAAGAATCTATTCCTTAATATAGTGCTATTTTTTTCTCCTTTCTGTATTAATAGATTGTGGTTGATATTCCAGAGTTTTAAGACGGAAATTAATTAATTATAATTAAGTTATTAATTCTCTGGGGGTAAAGGCTTTGATAAAGTTGCGAAACAATGTCCCGTTAATTGTAATAGATGTCCAAAACGCTTTCGATAATGTCAGCTGGGGAAAGAGAAATAATCCATGTGCTGAAAGAAATATCAAAATGTTAATAGAGTATTGGAATTTAAATCAAAGATTAATCATCTATGTTAAACACTTATCTAAGAATATAGAATCGCTTTTTTATTTTAAAAGTAAAACAAGTGAATTCAAAGCAATGATTAAACCGATGCCTAAAGATATTATTATGATCAAAAGTGTAAATAGTGCTTTTATCGGTACTAACCTCGAAGAAACATTAAGGAAAATCAATTGCCCTAATATTATTATTACTGGACTGACTACTAACCATTGTGTTGAAACAACAACTCGTATGGCTGGAAATCTAGGCTTTAATCCTTTTTTAGTTTCAGATGCGACAGCAACCTTTGATAGGCGTAGTGTTAATGGGGAAACATTATCTGCTGAAAAAATACAAGAGATGACTTTATCAAATTTGCATGATGAATTTGCAACTATAAAAAAAACAAAAGAAATAATAGCAATGTTATAAAAACGAATTGGGGGGTTTTTAACTCATATTCATTTGTGCTCTAAATAAAAATTAACTTAACAAAGAAGTCATAAATGGCATTAGAAATGAGAAAGTCTTGTGAAGCTTGTGAACAAAAAATATCAATAGAAACTACTGCGTACATTTGTACTCACGAATGCACTTTTTGTGAACCTTGCACAGAAAAAACGAATTATATTTGTCCTAATTGCAGTGGGGATTTTGTTAGACGTCCCAAACCTAGTGGATCGTGCCCTATCATTTCTTCAGGATAAAACATAATAAATTCAAACTAATTTAGGTTAGCTTGTAAAAATGAACAAAAGATTGAAAGTGTCTGAAACCTCCCTATATTAATAAAGCATCGGTAAAATAAATATTCTTACAGAAAATTGTCCTTTTTTTAACAATAATCAAGCAGACTCTAACTAGCTTTCTTCTTATAGTTGTATATGAGGTGATTTAATTGTATACACGGATATGGAAAGATAAGAATATACGGTACTACTTACTTGGAGGAGGAGCTTCTAAGCTCGGGGATGTTCTATCGGGAATGGCTTTTCTATTTTTAGCATATGACTTGACAGGATCCAAGATTCTTACAACTGGTATGGCTATTGCTGAGACCCTACCCTATCTACTATTTGGTTTAATTGGTGGGGTTGTAGCAGACTGGCTACCTAAGAAAAAATTATTAATCGTTTTAGATGTGATTCGGGTTCCATTAACATTTTCCATTGTATGCCTATTTTACTTAGAATTACTCTCCTACTCTTACTTGTTAGTCGTTAGTTTTCTTATTCAGAGTATTGGTTGTTTCTTTAATCCGACGCACAGAACTGTCCTGCCTACCATAACAGTGGAAGAACATAGAACTGAAGTAAATAGTATACATGATACCTTAACTAGAGGCGTGACTGTTTTAAGTCCATTTCTATCTGTTTGGCTATTAAGCAATTATGGGGCCATCCATTTCTTTACTTTTGATGCCTTAACATACGCTGTTAGTGCATCCTGCATTTCAAGAGTAAATATAAAGGAAGGAAAACAGGTAGTTAACAAATCAGTTAAGAAGGTTTTTAGTTCTATCACAGAATTTGCTTCTTGGGCTAAAACTCACACTAGTGTAAGGCAACTATTTATTTTCACTTTTATAACAGTTTTTTTCAACACATGGGTCTGGGAAGTGGGGCTTTTACTTGCTCTTAGTGAAATGAGTTCCAAAAGTGAAGAATTGTACAGTATCATCCAAGGAGTTTTTGGAGGCGTAGTTATTTTAACCAATATCATCCTAGCCTTTTTCTTAAAGAAAATGACTCTTCAGATTCATCTTGTTGGGGCAATGATTTGGGGAATTGGGATAACTTACTATGGTCTCTTCTATGGAATAAACTACTTTTTAATTGGCAG
The nucleotide sequence above comes from Paraliobacillus zengyii. Encoded proteins:
- a CDS encoding alpha/beta fold hydrolase, with amino-acid sequence MAYCKVHQADIFYEDLGKGKPVLMIHGYSPDHRLMSGCMEPIFKKKEGWRRIYIDLPGMGLTKNYHDICSSDEMLDTVLDFIETVIPNQEYLIVGESYGGYIARGIIEKQKERILGAAFICPLIIPSPENRLIEKHEVLKTDDKFLLNLSEEELKDFRNNQVVLNEYNWLRYNKEILSGIKIRDEEFLNKVKSKYEFSFKIDQSDFNNPSLFLLGRQDSSVGYKDALDIMNKYPRGTFTVLDTAGHNLQIDQPQIFDFLINEWLDRVE
- a CDS encoding cysteine hydrolase family protein yields the protein MRNNVPLIVIDVQNAFDNVSWGKRNNPCAERNIKMLIEYWNLNQRLIIYVKHLSKNIESLFYFKSKTSEFKAMIKPMPKDIIMIKSVNSAFIGTNLEETLRKINCPNIIITGLTTNHCVETTTRMAGNLGFNPFLVSDATATFDRRSVNGETLSAEKIQEMTLSNLHDEFATIKKTKEIIAML
- a CDS encoding DUF1272 domain-containing protein, giving the protein MALEMRKSCEACEQKISIETTAYICTHECTFCEPCTEKTNYICPNCSGDFVRRPKPSGSCPIISSG
- a CDS encoding MFS transporter, yielding MYTRIWKDKNIRYYLLGGGASKLGDVLSGMAFLFLAYDLTGSKILTTGMAIAETLPYLLFGLIGGVVADWLPKKKLLIVLDVIRVPLTFSIVCLFYLELLSYSYLLVVSFLIQSIGCFFNPTHRTVLPTITVEEHRTEVNSIHDTLTRGVTVLSPFLSVWLLSNYGAIHFFTFDALTYAVSASCISRVNIKEGKQVVNKSVKKVFSSITEFASWAKTHTSVRQLFIFTFITVFFNTWVWEVGLLLALSEMSSKSEELYSIIQGVFGGVVILTNIILAFFLKKMTLQIHLVGAMIWGIGITYYGLFYGINYFLIGSAIVAIGLPIAGLSRIYLIQTLVPEEKMGRAFSSNAVLLYFSNTVSLGIYGFLASFISIQKLMLFSGILIITISVIGLLITMNKTKFRWRFIINFFKQLVIR
- a CDS encoding NUDIX hydrolase yields the protein MGIFFKKRMINLSKSSGCFTIVFNKDGNVLLAKRKDYPVWDFPGGTLEKEESIEQCAIRETKEETGYIIKIKKKVGEYYQPQYDDMQHIFLGELKGGKPIKDGPETEKVKWFSPNRLPLFMIPNRRKQLSKYLSYKDILIQEAITVSPMRTTLLKIFFKTFSKVL
- a CDS encoding winged helix-turn-helix domain-containing protein yields the protein MLERYVIKNYTQLKTISDPLRVQIVIMLIEKEWTVTEISKEIGLEKAKVFYHLKELEKQNMIAIVRKEEVKGNIHKYYRATHKGFKIDKELIPLSKENAEHVYNSLIVQQLENTKKIVSKNSHLVTEETSMAQTVQINCSTKQFHMWKEKYNQLIEELEQMKSDDDNHTFYINTIAIELENKVFE
- a CDS encoding MFS transporter, which translates into the protein MDVLKNKNFLSLFWGRLITNAGDSIYYITTTWLAATITDDPFYVGVTSAVILIPKTLQFLWGPLVDRWNIKPVLIFTQLIQAALILLIPILYYMQLLTIFNLLPIVFVAAIVAELGYPVQLKALPIILPKNQLIKGNSLLAMANQSADIVLNALAGILLAILGVATLYLVDSVIFTLAALTFSLIKLKKTSSATIKVEKFSLRNYRLEMKMGLKIVFTSMIWIFLIANTISNFCLGIMYAILPIYANSLGGEEKYGFILTAISVGTVLGALISTKLNKVPIGLFIASSFILAFILWGIAPYMNFYVFLLLFTLSWIPVGAANIIIGSIMQSVIPLSIIGRTNTVIASFCAIAMPLGSLAGGLLVRYHDSRLILSLSAIGYLAVGLTWLLNKKLRNLPNSEIIRFTDFNIPRELIDVDTMEKETRNHTNVFGGRE
- a CDS encoding ABC transporter ATP-binding protein, with the protein product MVLKEQKAQKLLEELIDSSEEEEQYLLARITGNFKRGNEKLAKFNPKNR
- a CDS encoding cytochrome P450, which gives rise to MNLLRPIVAISVYVCLTGLAIHQFPNEVAKLESGKDKDHQWFIQEVRRFYPFFPFAAARVKKDFTWNGFSFEEGTLTLLDLYGTNHDPKIWENPYSFQPERFHEWKGSPFDFIPQGGGEFDLGHRCAGEWITLDIMKVSLKFLIHQIDYEVPKQDLSLSMVKMPSLPESKLVIKNIKCV